Proteins co-encoded in one Candidatus Thermoplasmatota archaeon genomic window:
- a CDS encoding ABC transporter substrate-binding protein has protein sequence MRALACVVAMLFVFSFAASAFAATPEELSGMYGGDFRVAVKDTTLDLNPNTASDEASLHVIGLLYDSLGRLDPVTLLVVPWVADSWSVDTGDQTVDIVLRTDVLWHDDDSAVEADDVKYTYETFYGGYIVDVVSATEVSFDFSGGGGGKFMTEGLQRPLVKLDETTPDEGCGPFELISAAADSVTIGAYDGYFDGRPYLDTMTFDVYQNISVAASALINGDIDFIGWTLGINDPTDVYNVSGTPTSIIIEPHLAVSYSRGLEYLYAAYNPIDELTSPDLRRALVMAINKELYNLMEPNTRIVQSPMSPFNEPWYNQSIVEYNAGFYFDSTGRQASNPMPALAELAQLNYIDRDGDGLRERPDGSALQMTMLGPSQSVDIRRFDIGYNYEGLLSSLGLNITLNTTATNPSGFDIYVDVDKLPLEPAAIRDIPMLAGYDVLHPEIMTALDAADDELDMATRQMYVHQTLGLISELVPFAPITSYDAIEAYNRERWDGVVEMVGGIFNFWSGINIHKVQTGSLSVSVSTSQPSVESGSNVTVTVRVLDQGFAAVLGINVELSADAGGTFLSGTGTTDSLGEFQTTYTAPGVSDVTDIGITATTFLATYKGATASTKITVHPAVSKLIVVVGRQAPVLESGGSTLITMAITDQDMIPVDVHASDVYVSVDHAGATLGDPTPVAGSPGEFTASFTGNVTTDTLFKVMVTAMKDGYDAGTGSNDVVVRSWGGVEPPQIEKIESIPDVGILAMVSVTLVALLVMAYRRREH, from the coding sequence GTGAGAGCACTCGCATGTGTAGTGGCGATGCTCTTCGTCTTCAGCTTCGCTGCCTCTGCCTTTGCCGCAACTCCAGAAGAACTCTCCGGAATGTATGGAGGAGACTTCCGAGTCGCCGTGAAGGACACGACTCTGGACCTGAATCCGAATACAGCATCGGATGAGGCCAGTCTGCACGTGATAGGCCTTCTCTATGATTCTCTGGGACGTCTCGACCCGGTCACGCTCCTGGTTGTGCCCTGGGTTGCGGACAGCTGGTCAGTAGACACGGGAGATCAGACAGTAGACATTGTCCTAAGAACCGATGTCCTCTGGCACGATGACGACTCTGCGGTTGAGGCAGACGATGTCAAATACACCTATGAGACCTTCTATGGTGGCTATATCGTGGACGTAGTCTCTGCTACAGAAGTCTCCTTTGACTTCTCTGGTGGAGGCGGAGGGAAGTTCATGACGGAGGGTCTCCAGAGGCCGCTTGTCAAGCTCGACGAAACCACTCCAGATGAGGGATGTGGTCCGTTCGAGTTGATCAGCGCCGCCGCGGACAGCGTTACGATTGGTGCCTACGATGGATACTTCGATGGACGGCCCTACCTCGACACTATGACATTCGATGTGTATCAGAACATAAGTGTGGCGGCATCAGCACTGATAAACGGTGATATAGATTTCATTGGATGGACCCTCGGTATCAATGATCCGACAGACGTATACAATGTGAGCGGCACACCAACCTCCATAATCATAGAGCCACACCTCGCCGTTTCCTACAGTCGCGGCCTCGAATATCTCTATGCTGCATACAATCCGATCGACGAGCTGACATCTCCCGACCTCAGAAGAGCATTGGTCATGGCCATAAACAAGGAACTATACAATTTGATGGAGCCAAACACGAGGATAGTCCAGTCGCCGATGAGTCCCTTCAATGAGCCCTGGTACAATCAATCAATAGTGGAGTACAATGCAGGATTCTATTTCGACTCGACCGGGAGACAGGCAAGCAACCCGATGCCAGCACTTGCCGAGCTTGCACAGCTGAACTACATAGACAGAGATGGCGATGGACTGAGGGAGAGGCCAGATGGCAGCGCGCTCCAAATGACCATGCTTGGACCCTCCCAATCAGTTGACATAAGGAGATTCGACATCGGCTATAACTACGAGGGGTTGCTGAGCAGCTTGGGACTCAACATTACGCTGAACACAACTGCCACGAATCCCTCCGGGTTTGATATCTACGTCGATGTGGATAAGCTCCCCTTGGAACCGGCGGCCATAAGGGACATTCCCATGCTCGCCGGGTACGATGTATTGCACCCGGAGATAATGACGGCACTCGATGCGGCAGACGACGAATTGGACATGGCAACCAGACAGATGTACGTCCACCAAACCCTCGGACTAATCTCAGAGTTGGTTCCGTTCGCTCCAATCACCTCGTATGATGCCATCGAGGCATACAACAGAGAGAGATGGGACGGCGTTGTGGAGATGGTTGGAGGGATATTCAACTTCTGGTCCGGTATCAACATCCACAAGGTTCAGACCGGTTCTCTCTCAGTCTCCGTGTCCACATCGCAGCCTTCCGTAGAATCAGGCAGCAATGTTACAGTGACTGTGCGGGTTCTTGACCAAGGCTTTGCAGCTGTCCTGGGAATAAATGTCGAACTCTCCGCTGACGCCGGCGGCACCTTCCTGTCCGGAACAGGGACGACGGATTCACTAGGTGAGTTCCAGACCACGTACACTGCTCCGGGAGTGTCCGATGTGACAGACATAGGGATAACAGCGACGACGTTCCTCGCTACGTACAAGGGAGCGACGGCGAGCACGAAGATAACCGTGCATCCAGCCGTCTCCAAGCTCATCGTCGTTGTGGGCAGGCAGGCCCCAGTACTCGAGTCCGGCGGTTCGACCTTGATAACGATGGCCATCACGGACCAGGACATGATTCCTGTTGATGTGCATGCCAGCGATGTGTACGTCTCCGTGGATCACGCGGGCGCGACACTAGGAGATCCAACACCAGTGGCCGGAAGCCCAGGGGAATTCACCGCTTCCTTCACAGGGAACGTGACTACCGATACCCTCTTCAAGGTCATGGTGACCGCGATGAAGGACGGATACGACGCAGGAACTGGGTCCAACGACGTTGTTGTGAGAAGCTGGGGCGGTGTGGAGCCCCCACAGATCGAGAAGATCGAGTCCATCCCCGATGTCGGCATACTGGCAATGGTCTCGGTGACCCTCGTGGCTCTGCTGGTCATGGCGTACAGAAGAAGGGAGCACTAG